The Apium graveolens cultivar Ventura chromosome 6, ASM990537v1, whole genome shotgun sequence genome contains a region encoding:
- the LOC141664538 gene encoding uncharacterized protein LOC141664538: MTNRENSKDPKDILCPCGRCGNFRKYNVKVIRGHLYEKGFSLGYTDWIWHGETSSKSVRSSAGSTFLPKEQNAQSETVDVCEAAYNSDDHDSYDFNRFGISNSAFTDLLTSVGSFLPQDHVLPVNAYEAKKTLSDLGLKYIKFHACPNNCILYRGINLNASECPKCRLSRWKVAKDGKLRVNSPAKVMWYFPIIPRFKRMFKSPDTAEQLIWDSKQLSNDGQMRHPDDSPSWRNIDYRWPSFASDPRNLRLALGADGINPFNNVLSNRYSCWPVVLVAYNLPPWLCMKRKFIMLSILIPGPHEPGNDIDVYLEPLIDDLKKLWVEGEPNVYDAYSKSYFTLKAVLMWTINDFPGYTNLSGCVNKGYKSYPICGDDTVAKYLSHSKNMCYQGHRRYLADHHPYSRQKLAFNGEQELRRPRPPLFVKEVLAQQEQIKFSYGKEVKKSKKVDCPWKKKSIFFELEYWKFHHVRHCLDVMHIEKNVYNNMMGTLLNMRHKSKDSEASHHDMLDMGVRVDLAPQVGEKKTYVPPSAFTLSKAEKRTMLSSFLNMKLPYGHASNIKSFMSMADLKIYGLKSHDCHILLQQLLLVAIRSVLPKHVRVTIIRLCFFFNSLCSKVVDISKLDKLWMYAFEWFNKVMKSYIRNHYHPEGCIAESYLGEESVEFCTEFLKESCKTAGVPKDQVRLSGPLSFMKMKEVEEKERDEAHLTVLLNNSEVFPYIIKHMEYLEEIHQGKKKSVHWLMGEHNRLFADWFERKVRSELKENCAAVSEMIRWLAAKPSYSVLTYEGYLVNGVMYFIKDRDKSRVVQNSGVYLVAKTVQVCSARDLNPIESDMTFYGIILEIWELDYHDFKAPLFLYKWASNDRGIKVDDLGFTLVDFSRQVRKKDKYVFIDEVKQVFYVEDPVDDTWSIILKSTTRDYHDINNEDNLGDTTMEHQPFCSNIPACDVADDMEHRVRENVEGIWVKN, encoded by the exons ATGACAAACAG AGAGAACTCAAAGGATCCTAAGGACATCCTTTGTCCTTGTGGGCGTTGCGgtaattttagaaaatataacGTAAAAGTAATACGGGGTCATTTATATGAAAAAGGTTTTAGTTTAGGGTATactgattggatttggcatggagaaaCTAGTTCTAAAAGTGTTAGGTCATCTGCCGGTAGTACATTTCTACCTAAGGAGCAAAATGCTCAATCCGAAACTGTTGACGTTTGTGAAGCTGCTTATAATTCGGACGATCATGATTCGTATGACTTCAATAG GTTTGGTATTAGCAATAGCGCCTTCACTGatcttctcacttctgttggttCTTTTCTTCCTCAAGATCATGTGTTACCGGTTAATGCGTATGAGGCAAAGAAAACCTTATCTGACTTGGGCCTCAAGTACATTAAATTTCATGCATGTCCAAATAATTGTATACTCTACAGGGGTATAAATCTTAATGCATCTGAGTGTCCTAAATGTCGTTTATCTCGCTGGAAGGTTGCGAAAGATGGTAAACTTAGGGTAAATAGTCCAGCCAAGGTTATGTGGTATTTTCCTATCATTCCTAGGTTTAAAAGAATGTTTAAATCTCCTGATACCGCTGAACAGTTGATTTGGGATTCAAAACAACTGTCAAATGATGGTCAGATGCGGCATCCGGACGACTCTCCTTCATGGAGGAATATTGATTATCGGTGGCCTTCGTTTGCTAGTGATCCAAGAAACCTTCGATTAGCTTTAGGAGCAGATGGTATAAACCCGTTTAATAATGTCCTAAGTAATAGGTATAGCTGCTGGCCGGTAGTATTGGTAGCttataatcttcctccatggttatgcatgaagaggaagtttataaTGTTATCAATATTAATTCCAGGTCCGCACGAGCCGGGAAATGATATTGACGTATACTTAGAGCCGTTGATCGATGATTTGAAGAAGCTTTGGGTAGAAGGTGAACCAAATGTCTATGACGCTTATAGTAAATCCTATTTTACTTTAAAAGCGGTTTTGATGTGGACCATAAATGACTTTCCTGGATATACAAATTTGTCCGGTTGTGTTAATAAGGGTTACAAGAGCTATCCCATATGTGGTGACGACACCGTTGCCAAATATTTAAGTCATAGTAAAAATATGTGTTATCAAGGCCATCGTCGTTATTTGGCTGACCATCACCCCTATAGCAGACAAAAGTTGGCTTTTAACGGCGAACAAGAGCTTCGGCGACCACGTCCACCCCTTTTTGTTAAAGAAGTGTTAGCACAACAGGAACAGATTAAATTTTCTTATGGCAAGGAAGTAAAGAAGTCCAAAAAGGTTGATTGTCCGTGGAAGAAAAAGTCTATTTTTTTCGAGTTAGAATATTGGAAGTTTCACCACGTTCGTCACTGTCTCGATGTTATGCACATCGAGAAGAATGTGTATAATAATATGATGGGGACATTGTTAAATATGCGGCACAAGTCAAAAGATAGCGAGGCATCTCATCATGATATGCTTGACATGGGTGTTAGGGTTGATTTAGCTCCacaagtaggagaaaagaaaacCTACGTGCCTCCTTCTGCTTTTACTTTATCAAAGGCTGAAAAAAGAACAATGTTGTCATCATTCTTGAATATGAAACTTCCGTATGGACATGCATCGAACATTAAAAGCTTCATGTCCATGGCTGATTTAAAGATTTATGGGCTAAAGTCCCATGACTGCCACATCCTCCTCCAACAGTTGCTCCTGGTTGCAATTCGATCCGTTCTTCCGAAACATGTTAGGGTCACAATAATACGATTGTGTTTCTTTTTCAACTCCTTGTGCAGCAAAGTAGTTGATATTTCGAAACTAGATAAACT GTGGATGTATGCGTTTGAATGGTTTAATAAAGTGATGAAGAGTTATATTAGAAACCATTATCATCCGGAAGGTTGTATCGCCGAAAGTTATCTTGGTGAGGAATCGGTAGAATTTTGCACCGAGTTTCTTAAAGAGAGTTGCAAAACAGCTGGTGTTCCCAAAGATCAAGTCAGGCTTTCTGGTCCCTTATCCTTTATGAAGATGAAGGAAGTCGAAGAGAAAGAGCGAGATGAGGCACATTTAACTGTCCTGTTAAACAATTCTGAAGTATTTCCTTATATAAT AAAGCATATGGAGTATCTTGAAGAAATTCATCAAGGAAAGAAAAAGAGTGTTCATTGGCTCATGGGAGAACATAATCGGCTGTTTGCTGATTGGTTCGAAAGAAAA GTTAGGAGTGAACTTAAGGAAAACTGCGCCGCTGTTTCAGAAATGATAAGATGGTTGGCTGCCAAACCATCTTATTCTGTTTTGACTTATGAAGGATATCTAGTTAACGGAGTTATGTACTTCATAAAAGATCGTGATAAATCAAGGGTTGTTCAGAACAGCGGTGTTTATTTAGTTGCTAAGACGGTTCAAGTTTGTAGTGCTAGGGATTTAAATCCGATAGAGAGTGATATGACGTTCTATGGCATCATTCTAGAAATATGGGAGTTGGACTACCATGATTTCAAAGCCCCTTTATTCTTGTATAAATGGGCATCGAATGACAGAGGTATCAAAGTGGATGATCTTGGCTTCACGCTTGTGGACTTTAGTCGACAGGTCCGGAAGAAGGATAAATATGTTTTCATTGATGAAGTGAAGCAAGTGTTTTATGTCGAAGATCCGGTTGATGATACCTGGTCCATTATATTAAAATCCACGACTCGAGACTATCACGATATCAACAATGAAGATAACCTAGGAGACACGACAATGGAGCATCAGCCATTTTGCTCTAATATCCCGGCATGTGATGTTGCTGATGATATGGAGCATAGGGTTAGAGAAAATGTTGAGGGAATTTGGGTTAAAAACTGa
- the LOC141664537 gene encoding uncharacterized protein LOC141664537, translated as MTNRENSKDPKDILCPCGRCGNFRKYNVKVIRGHLYEKGFSLGYTDWIWHGETSSKSVRSSAGSTFLPKEQNAQSETVDVCEAAYNSDDHDSYDFNRFGISNSAVTDLLTSVGSFLPQDHVLPVNAYEAKKTLSDLGLKYIKFHACPNNCILYRGINLNASECPKCRLSRWKVAKDGKLRVNSPAKVMWYFPIIPRFKRMFKSPDTAEQLIWDSKQLSNDGQMRHPDDSPSWRNIDYRWPSFASDPRNLRLALGADGINPFNNVLSNRYSCWPVVLVAYNLPPWLCMKRKFIMLSILIPGPHEPGNDIDVYLEPLIDDLKKLWVEGEPNVYDAYSKSYFTLKVVLMWTINDFPGYTNLSGCVNKGYKSYPICGDDTVAKYLSHSKNMCYQGHRRYLADHHPYSRQKLAFNGEQELRRPRPPLFVKEVLAQQEQIKFSYGKEVKKSKKVDCPWKKKSIFFELEYWKFHHVRHCLDVMHIEKNVYNNMMGTLLNMRHKSKDSEASHHDMLDMGVRVDLAPQVGEKKTYVPPSAFTLSKAEKRTMLSSFLNMKLPYGHASNIKSFMSMADLKIYGLKSHDCHILLQQLLLVAIRSVLPKHVRVTIIRLCFFFNSLCSKVVDISKLDKLWMYAFEWFNKVMKSYIRNHYHPEGCIAESYLGEESVEFCTEFLKESCKTAGVPKDQVRLSGPLSFMKMKEVEEKERDEAHLTVLLNNSEVFPYIIKHMEYLEEIHQGKKKSVHWLMGEHNRLFADWFERKVRSELKENCAAVSEMIRWLAAKPSYSVLTYEGYLVNGVMYFIKDRDKSRVVQNSGVYLVAKTVQVCSARDLNPIESDMTFYGIILEIWELDYHDFKAPLFLYKWASNDRGIKVDDLGFTLVDFSRQVQKKDKYVFIDEVKQVFYVEDPVDATWSIILKSMTRDYHDINNEDNLGDTTMEHQPFCSNIPACDVADDMEHRVRENVEGIWVKN; from the exons ATGACAAACAG AGAGAACTCAAAGGATCCTAAGGACATCCTTTGTCCTTGTGGGCGTTGCGgtaattttagaaaatataacGTAAAAGTAATACGGGGTCATTTATATGAAAAAGGTTTTAGTTTAGGGTATactgattggatttggcatggagaaaCTAGTTCTAAAAGTGTTAGGTCATCTGCCGGTAGTACATTTCTACCTAAGGAGCAAAATGCTCAATCCGAAACTGTTGACGTTTGTGAAGCTGCTTATAATTCGGACGATCATGATTCGTATGACTTCAATAG GTTTGGTATTAGCAATAGCGCCGTCACTGatcttctcacttctgttggttCTTTTCTTCCTCAAGATCATGTGTTACCGGTTAATGCGTATGAGGCAAAGAAAACCTTATCTGACTTGGGCCTCAAGTACATTAAATTTCATGCATGTCCAAACAATTGTATACTCTACAGGGGTATAAATCTTAATGCATCTGAGTGTCCTAAATGTCGTTTATCTCGCTGGAAGGTTGCGAAAGATGGTAAACTTAGGGTAAATAGTCCAGCCAAGGTTATGTGGTATTTTCCTATCATTCCTAGGTTTAAAAGAATGTTTAAATCTCCTGATACCGCTGAACAGTTGATTTGGGATTCAAAACAACTGTCAAATGATGGTCAGATGCGGCATCCGGACGACTCTCCTTCATGGAGGAATATTGATTATCGGTGGCCTTCGTTTGCTAGTGATCCAAGAAACCTTCGATTAGCTTTAGGAGCAGATGGTATAAACCCGTTTAATAATGTCCTAAGTAATAGGTATAGCTGCTGGCCGGTAGTATTGGTAGCttataatcttcctccatggttatgcatgaagaggaagtttataaTGTTATCAATATTAATTCCTGGTCCGCACGAGCCGGGAAATGATATTGACGTATACTTAGAGCCGTTGATCGATGATTTGAAGAAGCTTTGGGTAGAAGGTGAACCAAATGTCTATGACGCTTATAGTAAATCCTATTTTACTTTAAAAGTGGTTTTGATGTGGACCATAAATGACTTTCCTGGATATACAAATTTGTCCGGTTGTGTTAATAAGGGTTACAAGAGCTATCCCATATGTGGTGACGACACCGTTGCCAAATATTTAAGTCATAGTAAAAATATGTGTTATCAAGGCCATCGTCGTTATTTGGCTGACCATCACCCCTATAGCAGACAAAAGTTGGCTTTTAACGGCGAACAAGAGCTTCGGCGACCACGTCCACCCCTTTTTGTTAAAGAAGTGTTAGCACAACAGGAACAGATTAAATTTTCTTATGGCAAGGAAGTAAAGAAGTCCAAAAAGGTTGATTGTCCGTGGAAGAAAAAGTCTATTTTTTTCGAGTTAGAATATTGGAAGTTTCACCACGTTCGTCACTGTCTCGATGTTATGCACATCGAGAAGAATGTGTATAATAATATGATGGGGACATTGTTAAATATGCGGCACAAGTCAAAAGATAGCGAGGCATCTCATCATGATATGCTTGACATGGGTGTTAGGGTTGATTTAGCTCCacaagtaggagaaaagaaaacCTACGTGCCTCCTTCTGCTTTTACTTTATCAAAGGCTGAAAAAAGAACAATGTTGTCATCATTCTTGAATATGAAACTTCCGTATGGACATGCATCGAACATTAAAAGCTTCATGTCCATGGCTGATTTAAAGATTTATGGGCTAAAGTCCCATGACTGCCACATCCTCCTCCAACAGTTGCTCCTGGTTGCAATTCGATCCGTTCTTCCGAAACATGTTAGGGTCACAATAATACGATTGTGTTTCTTTTTCAACTCCTTGTGCAGCAAAGTAGTTGATATTTCGAAACTAGATAAACT GTGGATGTATGCGTTTGAATGGTTTAATAAAGTGATGAAGAGTTATATTAGAAACCATTATCATCCGGAAGGTTGTATCGCCGAAAGTTATCTTGGTGAGGAATCGGTAGAATTTTGCACCGAGTTTCTTAAAGAGAGTTGCAAAACAGCTGGTGTTCCCAAAGATCAAGTCAGGCTTTCTGGTCCCTTATCCTTTATGAAGATGAAGGAAGTCGAAGAGAAAGAGCGAGATGAGGCACATTTAACTGTCCTGTTAAACAATTCTGAAGTATTTCCTTATATAAT AAAGCATATGGAGTATCTTGAAGAAATTCATCAAGGAAAGAAAAAGAGTGTTCATTGGCTCATGGGAGAACATAATCGGCTGTTTGCTGATTGGTTCGAAAGAAAA GTTAGGAGTGAACTTAAGGAAAACTGCGCCGCTGTTTCAGAAATGATAAGATGGTTGGCTGCCAAACCATCTTATTCTGTTTTGACTTATGAAGGATATCTAGTTAACGGAGTTATGTACTTCATAAAAGATCGTGATAAATCAAGGGTTGTTCAGAACAGCGGTGTTTATTTAGTTGCTAAGACGGTTCAAGTTTGTAGTGCTAGGGATTTAAATCCGATAGAGAGTGATATGACGTTCTATGGCATCATTCTAGAAATATGGGAGTTGGACTACCATGATTTCAAAGCCCCTTTATTCTTGTATAAATGGGCATCGAATGACAGAGGTATCAAAGTGGATGATCTTGGCTTCACGCTTGTGGACTTTAGTCGACAGGTCCAGAAGAAGGATAAATATGTTTTCATTGATGAAGTGAAACAAGTGTTTTATGTCGAAGATCCGGTTGATGCTACCTGGTCCATTATATTAAAATCCATGACTCGAGACTATCACGATATCAACAATGAAGATAACCTAGGAGACACGACAATGGAGCATCAGCCATTTTGCTCTAATATCCCGGCATGTGATGTTGCTGATGATATGGAGCATAGGGTTAGAGAAAATGTTGAGGGAATTTGGGTTAAAAACTGa
- the LOC141664536 gene encoding uncharacterized protein LOC141664536, producing MRWYKNRDVKDEEISHPVDGEEWKNFDRRYPSFAQEIRNIRLALATDGFNPFGPNGKKTYSVWPMVIVVYNLPPSMCMKKPYMFMTDIVPGLNSIGKDINICLRPLIDKLKILWNNGSKDHKKARADCKHFGVLPHLWIDEKGNSSRAPYSLTRKQRKLLCEWINSLKLPDGYSSNISRCCNVEECTFYGFKSHNCHLFLQKLLPLAIRELLPAPIVDAITIISNFFRDLCSSVVTKTNLEIMEKSVIKVLCLLETIFPQSWFDSMQHLVVYLAEEIRLAGPAYWHWMYPIERLLGKLKQKVGNKVRVEGSISERYMEEEILNICSFYFASNTIHYKVRRNEVLFDVQNSENLEVFKYPIQSLGKEGTRYMSDDERELAEEYVLLNSFEVQPYLRKYQDRVMQQRPETTPQDLYRIVKSRFKTWLIKMRWKDLVLGTYLKGRVGNGVRIDKNHVITINMTSRLKSNEIFILASQASQVYYVPSVLDPKAKIYMVVKSKSRPIDESIVAQNDIEDAFHEDRCNASISFLLFVDFAQYGQISFIRREEDEEDDLKDDEDENEAEEEISEGDNENDDDDEDDDDGFDDFE from the exons ATGAGATGGTACAAAAATAGAGATGTGAAAGATGAAGAAATAAGTCATCCCGTGGATGGAGAAGAGTGGAAAAATTTTGACCGTCGGTATCCTTCATTTGCTCAAGAGATTCGTAACATAAGGCTCGCTCTTGCGACCGATGGTTTCAACCCTTTTGGCCCTAATGGGAAAAAAACATATAGTGTGTGGCCCatggtgatagttgtctacaATCTTCCACCATCGATGTGTATGAAAAAGCCTTATATGTTCATGACTGATATAGTTCCGGGTTTAAATAGTATTGGAAAAGATATTAACATTTGTCTAAGGCCTCTCATCGATAAATTGAAGATATTATGGAATAACGGG TCAAAAGATCATAAAAAAGCAAGAGCGGATTGCAAGCATTTTGGGGTGTTACCACATTTGTGGATCGATGAGAAAGGAAATTCATCTAGAGCACCttattcccttactagaaaacAACGTAAACTTTTGTGTGAATGGATTAATTCACTAAAACTTCCGGATGGTTATTCCTCAAATATATCACGTTGTTGCAATGTTGAGGAGTGTACATTTTATGGATTCAAATCGCACAATTGTCAcctttttcttcaaaaattattgcCTCTCGCAATTCGTGAACTTCTACCGGCGCCTATTGTCGATGCAATCACGATAATTTCTAACTTTTTTCGAGATTTATGTTCATCCGTGGTTACAAAAACCAACTTGGAAATAATGGAAAAATCGGTTATCAAAGTGTTGTGTTTGTTGGAAACAATTTTTCctcaaagttggtttgattcgaTGCAACACTTGGTTGTATATTTAGCCGAAGAAATTAGACTTGCTGGACCTGCTTATTGGCATTGGATGTATCCGATTGAACGTCTGTTGggcaaattaaaacaaaaagtcgGTAATAAAGTAAGGGTTGAGGGGTCAATTTCCGAACGATATATGGAAGAGGAGATTCTTAATATTTGTTCTTTTTATTTTGCCTCTAACACGATCCATTATAAGGTACGTCGTAACGAGGTTTTGTTTGATGTGCAAAATTCTGAGAATTTAGAAGTGTTCAAATATCCAATTCAATCTCTTGGAAAGGAAGGAACTCGATACATGAGTGATGATGAACGAGAGTTAGCGGAAGAATATGTTCTTTTAAACTCTTTTGAAGTTCAACCTTATCTAAG gaagtaccAAGATCGTGTTATGCAACAACGCCCGGAAACAACACCTCAAGATTTATATCGTATTGTCAAAAGTCGATTTAAAACTTG GTTGATAAAGATGAGGTGGAAGGACCTCGTTTTAGGGACTTACTTGAAGGGCCg TGTTGGTAATGGTGTGAGGATTGATAAGAATCATGTGATTACAATTAATATGACTTCAAGATTGAAGTCAAATGAGATTTTTATTTTAGCTAGTCAAGCCTCACAAGTATATTATGTTCCTAGTGTATTGGATCCAAAAGCGAAAATATATATGGTGGTCAAATCTAAAAGTCGCCCAATTGATGAATCTATCGTTGCGCAAAATGATATAGAGGACGCTTTTCACGAAGATAGATGTAATGCATCGATCTCGTTTTTGCTCTTTGTCGATTTTGCGCAATATGGACAAATATCATTTATTCGACGTGAAGAAGACGAAGAAGACGATTTGAAGGATGACGAAGATGAAAATGAAGCAGAGGAAGAAATAAGTGAAGGTGACAATGAGAATGATGATGATGACGAAGATGATGATGATGGTTTTGACGATTTTGAATAA